Part of the Lepidochelys kempii isolate rLepKem1 chromosome 8, rLepKem1.hap2, whole genome shotgun sequence genome is shown below.
ccgggaggaagcacaggcaggaatgtctgtgaggggagggctcctgcctcatactgggaatgaggggcgatcaacaggttatctcaagtgcttatatacgaatgcacaaagccttggaaacaagcagggagaactggaggtcctggtgatgtcaaggaactatgatgtgatcggaataacagagacttggtgggataactcacatgactggagtactgtcatggatggttataaactgttcaggaaggacaggcagggcagaaaaggtgggggagtagcactgtatgtaagggagcagtatgactgctcagagctccggtacgaaactgtagaaaaacctgagtgtctctggattaagtttagaagtgtgtgcaacaagagtgatgtagtggtgggagtctgctatagaccaccggaccagggggatgaggtagatgaggctttcttccggcagctcacggaagctactagatcgcatgccctgattctcatgggtgactttaattttcctgatatctgctgggagagcaatacagcggtgcatagacaatccaggaagattttggaaagtgtaggggacaatttcctggcgcaagtgctagaggagccaactgggggggcgcttttcttgacctgctgctcacaaaccgggtagaattagtgggggaagcaaaagtggatgggaatctaggaggcagtgaccatgagttggttgagttcaggatcctgacgcagggaagaaaggtaagcagcaggatacggaccctggacttcaggaaagcagacttcgactccctcagggaacggatggccaggatcccctggcggactaacttgaaggggaaaggagtccaggagagctggctgtatttcaaggaatccctgttgaggttacagggacaagccattccaatgagtcgaaagaatagtaaatatggcaggcgaccagcttggcttaatggtgaaatcctagcggatcttaaacataaaaaagaagctcacaagaagtggaaggttggacatatgaccagggaagagtataaaaatattgctcgggcatgtaggaatgatatcaggagggccaaatcgcacctggagctgcagctagccagagatgttaagagtaacaagaagggtttcttcaggtatgttggcaacaagaagaaagccaaggaaagtgtgggccccttactgaatgagggaggcaacctagtgacagaggatgtggaaaaagctaatgtactcaatgctttttttgcctctgttttcactaacaaggtcagctcccagactgctgcgctgggcatcacaaaatggggaagagatggccagccctctgtggagatagaggtggttagggactatttagaaaagctggacgtgcacaagtccatggggccggacgagttgcatccgagagtgctgaaggaattggcggctgtgattgcagagccattggccattatctttgaaaactcgtggcgaaccggggaagtcccggatgactggaaaaaggctaatgtagtgccaatctttaaaaaagggaaggaggatgatcctgggaactacaggccagtcagcctcacctcagtccctggaaaaatcatggagcaggtcctcaaggaatcaattctgaagcacttaaaggagaggaaagtgatcaggaacagccagcatggattcaccaagggaaggtcatgcctgactaatctaatcgccttttatgatgagattactggttctgtggatgaagggaaagcagtggatgtattgtttcttgactttagcaaagcttttgacacggtctcccacagtattcttgtcagcaagttaaggaagtatgggctggatgaatgcactataaggtgggtagaaagctggctagattgtcgggctcaaggggtagtgatcaatggctccatgtctagttggcagccggtatcaagtggagtgccccaagggtcggtcctggggccggttttgttcaatatcttcataaatgatctggaggatggtgtggattgcactctcagcaaatttgcggatgatactaaactgggaggagtggtagatacgctggaggggagggataggatacagaaggacctagacaaattggaggattgggccaaaagaaatctgatgaggttcaataaggataagtgcagggtcctgcacttaggatggaagaatccaatgcaccgctacagactagggaccgaatggctaggcagcagttctgcggaaaaggacctaggggtgacagtggatgagaagctggatatgagtcagcagtgtgcccttgttgccaagaaggccaatggcattttgggatgtataagtaggggcatagcgagcagatcgagggacgtgatcgttcccctctattcgacattggtgaggcctcatctggagtacagtgtccagttttgggccccacacttcaagaaggatgtggataaattggagagagtccagcgaagggcaacaaaaatgattaggggtctagaacacatgacttatgaggagaggctgagggagctgggattgtttagcctgcagaagagaaagaatgaggggggatttgatagctgctttcaactatctgaaagggggttccaaagaggatggctctagactgttctcaatggtagcagatgacagaacgaggagtaatggtctcaagttgcagtgggggaggtttagattggatattaggaaaaactttttcactaagagggtggtgaaacactggaatgcgttacctagggaggtggtagaatctccttccttagaggtttttaaggtcaggcttgacaaagccctggctgggatgatttaactgggaattggtcctgcttcaagcagggggttggactagatgaccttctggggtcccttccaactctgatattctatgattctatgatcactaaaaatacacttaatactaaaactatactgaacataatttaatttttgatgattcagaaggcacttcaAGATCTTGCAGGGCCTCAGGGTCATCATTAACATCAATTATAATTGTAGATGTAGAGaagattgggctgaatctgtaatgGCCCTATGATacaccctggaagctgctttttgAATAACTGGCTGGTAACGGGGgacagcagccaatgggagcttcggggaagGTACtcacaggcgagggcagtgcacggagtcctctgcacccccctcccccaaagcctgCGGGGATGTGGTGCCCGCCCCTTCTGGGagcggtgcggggccagggcaggcagggagcctgccctggccccagtgcacgctgatgccaccccagagctgctcaaGGTAAGCAGCGCCGGGCAGGAGGCCGCACCCAGAACCCTTcctggaccccaaccccctgccctgaggcccccacccgcactcctccctgcacccctgccctgagccacctcGTACACCTTGCACCCCTTCTCTACCCCAACCCTTTGTCCTGAGcctcttcctgcacaccacaccccctctgacaccccatgctccctcccgcaccccatcCTCCTGCCCTACATTcttggccctgcatgcaatttcctcacccagatgtggccctctggccaaaaagtttgccggCCCCGGCTTACAGCCTTGTCAGCAAATGGTGGATTCCACATCCATATGGAAGCATTCTCTGATACAGCAACTTCATAACAATTTCATAGCGTCAACCAGAACTCAAATTATCCATCCCACTTCTCCAAATTGTCACAACACCTGCTCCAGAGTGACCAAAACTGATACAGTAACGATAGCAGAAAATTATACACACTCAGTACATATATGATTCTTTGAATATCATTACACTTCACTTTGTACGACTTTCCATTACATTTACACTGTTATGCCATACAGTTTCTTAACTAGTTTTGTCACCTTTTAGGGATAATGCAATATATGTGTACACTGATAATATCACAAACACAGTCTAAAAGAAAAATTAGGACTGCACAAAAATTAGCCAAAAACATGTTCAAAATTAGACAAAATAGtgctattataaaaataaaactaatgtaGCACCTATATTTTGGTGAGTAGGTTGGCAGCAAGATACTGTAGAAGggattaaacaaaacaaaatatggaaTGAAATTTTTCAAAGCCAGTGAGGGGATTTAGCTACATCATTCCCATTAATTTATGGGACGTTTCTATGGCTAAAATCCTGTCTAGATTTGAAAAATCTTAACCatagattttaaatgaaaaaacaacATACTTCAGAGCACTATTGTCATTGTGTTTGCCTTTAAGTACTACAGGTAATGTGCAGCATTACCTCGTCTAGCATTATTGAACAGATTCAATCCTAATCCTTCAAAAAACTTGAGTAAATCAAGCAACTATTTTAGAGAAGAGAGCTCCTTCTCTGCACTTTATcagtattattgtttattatttgtattgtaatagCCCCACTCAGGTTCAGAGCTtgttatgctaggcactgtacaaacatatagaaagATAGTCTCCAGGAGCATTGCATAAACTCTAATAATTTAATGTACTTGGTAGTTACATTTGGATTCTCttcctgttttaaaaaggaatttgctCATTAGTGAGAATTTTCAATTTGCCTTCACTTAGTCAAGCCAAAGTTACAAAACACAGATAATGTCCAGTTTATGCTGTATATTGCAACCATGTTCGTACTCAGTTTAGAGAACGACCATGTTTTAATCAAGGACCCTGAGAATAGGTGTATTTTAAGTGTCAACAGAGTTTTTGTCTGCTCATGTTTCCAGTACTTTCATATGAGCTATAATTAACTTTGAGTTTGTGTCAGTGACTTAATTAGATCTAGAGAATCTGGGGTAATGTTTTCAGAAACACCTATGTGAGTTAAAGCCTAAGTCCCAATTTCAAAGTGACTTCGACACCTCGGCTCCTAACTAccactgaaagccaatgggactctGGGTCCTGAGTGCGTAAGTCACTGTAGAAAGTCCAGGtgctttaaaaacaattttaccCTGTTCAAAAAATGCttaaagttttcaaaaaaaaatttcattgacatttcaaaaattttcaaataaacttgtcataaaaatcaagttttttcacaaaatattttgtgctttttgagaaaacaaaggtcaaaaatttatttttctaaactgACTAGCTCTACTAATAATGCATTGCTAACTATTATGGTAGTACAATATGTTGTATACAGTACACCATGAATTCCTGTATATTATCTGCAATAGTCTTTTTGGTTATGTTGCTCTGTTGTTGTTCAGCAATACAATGCGGAAGGATAGAAAATGGGAAAATAGTGGACAAAGTTGAAGAAAAAACAACCTTTCAATGTAATCATGGATATAAATCTGAAAATGGAATTAATGAAACTACCTGTACCTCTGAAGGCTGGTCTCCAGTACCTACATGTACTGGTAAGAAAGCTTTCATTTAAGATTAACTTCTGCtagttcttttttcccctcagacaCATTGTGTTTATTTGATTATTAAAACACTTGATGGTTTTTCAATCAATCAGTTGTATAAATAATGTGGAGTGTAATGTGTTCTTAAAACAGATACCAAACTCTCAAGTTTGGTAATACAAAACCAGGTAAAATTTCTCACAGTACCTAAAATGAAGAAGAACCACAGTTTGAATCCTAAAAAAAAGAAGTGCCAGAACACACAATTTCAACAGCAAGAATCTCTTATAATAGTAATGTACGTTTTTATTGCACACCTGAAAGATGCTATATGTACGCACACCATATTCTTCATTGTCTACCCAAATACGATATCAGTTTGCTGCTTGTGCTGCCTCTTCAGGTATCTTTTTCAGTGATTTTGTGTCTTCCGCAGATTGATGCTTTGCAAGCCACTTCTTCACGTATGGACAAGCCAGGCCTTCGCACTCTTTGACACCCTTTTTCTGACAGCATTACATATTTATGAAGTAGACAATTTATCATTTGTCTTTTTGATAAACTGATGCTGGCAAAAAGCTGGAATTAGTAGGGTTGTGATACAGGATTTTTGAAAAAGCGCACTAATGAAAATTCCGATATTTTAGCATGAATAATCATTGGTTTACTTTACAATTATCAGAAATACCGGAATGCTATTCTGCCTCCTCCAAGGAAAGGGCTAGAATGGTGTTCTGGATCAACATGAGTGCTGAGGAGGACTTGCCTTTCTAAGCAATTATCCCAAACAGAGAGGCAGGAAGGCATTCTTCATACCGTAAAATATATCTGCTATTCATTCAGAGCTTGATCCTGTACtcaatgaagtcagtgtcaaAGCTCTCACTGACTGTAATGGTGCCAGATCCGGGCCTTAGAAATATAAGAAAATGTGGTGATGTGGAAAGCTTATAAGGAATATGACCCATATTCAAAGATAATGTTGTACAGTGGTGTAAATTAGATCACCATAGCCTAGCTTAAACTTGTATTTAGATCCCCTTCCACCTATTCTCATCACTTAATGATGTATCAACTTTAAGATCAAGATATTaattacaaacaaacaatattacTTCTTTTCTTATGTCAATTAACTGGAGCTTCTTCCTATGGATGTACGTCATCGAAAATAATGTTCTAACACAGAAAATGAGAGGAGCAGTGTTTCCGCAAGTCCGATCGAACATTCATGAAGTTCTCACATCAGACTTTTATTTTCATCAATTTTGATGATGGAAATATCccccattaattattatttgttttgttctaGCCACAAagaccccagccaagatcagagcCTCATTGTGATTCTACAGCATTTAACATAAGAAATAATTTTTACCCCAAAGAACTTACCACATAAAATTGATGCAACACTGTTGCTTCAATTTGGTTCCCCCTCGACCCCCATCAGTAATAGATTAACACATGTGTGTGTTGCAGTTCAAGTGTGTCCACATCCACCTGACATCGATTTGGCAGAAATTGTCAGTGGGGAGAAAGCAGAATATCAGGAGGGTGATGTTGTTCACTACAGATGCTACCCAGGATACACTCTGGCGGGACCTGAAAGGATAACGTGCAGTGGAGAAAAATGGACacctcctccaaagtgcttgggtAGGATAATGTTTTGGTTCTTAATTCATTGGACTAAAGTAGGTAGGGAATAATGTCCCGCTCTTGTCTCATAGTATTATTTAATAATGGATACTATTCTATGAGTGGCTACTTAATGTTTCCAGCACTCCCATAGtttctgatcctgctcccatacaatgcaatggcaaaattcccattgacttcactggtatCAAAGGATCATGCTGAAGCATCATACACTATTTAATTTTAGATAGCGCTGAATACTGATCAGTGAACAGGACTATCTAATTGATAGATAGTAAATGGCAGATTATCTGGTATGGAAAGCGTAGATAACAGTATCCTATTGGCTTTGCTTAACAATACTTTATATTAGAATACCTTTCATACATTCTTTAACAATGGGAAGTTACTGTCCCCATTACAAGAATGGAGAAACTGGGGCAACGAAATTAAGGAACTTGCCAAGACCACACAGCAAATTAATAGTCGAGGTGGCACTAGAACATGGGAGTTGTGATTTACAGTTCCCTGATCTAACAACTTTTGAAAGTAGTCCACTTTTTCTTTGTTAAGCATCATTCATTCTCTGTGTGGTAAACAAAAAGGGAAGATGTCTCTAGTAGTATGGaatctgcagtactgtgttaaCGTGGGAGGAGATAGCAACGCACAAAAAGTAGATAAAAAGTCTAACTCTTTTCTATTTAAAGCTCCATGTATTATCACAAGGCAACAACTGGAAACAAAAAAATTGCTTCTGTCCAATGGCCGAAGACGTACAGTATTGATTCAAAGTGACCAAACAATGGAATTTCTTTGTGGTGAAcattctgaccttaaaatccccTACTTCGTCAAGTGTGTAGATGGACACATGGATTTACCAACTTGTATATCTGGTAAATGTACTTAGTTCTATATCAGTTCTTTTCCTCAAATACATTTGAGCAATAAGGAAGGGAGCATACGTGTAGTGGGTTAATGTTGGTTCTGGGCACAGTTAAGCAAATCAGTCTTCCTTTCAGATTTATTTGGGACTTGGTAATTCAGGACTTCCTGAAAAAATCACCCTTTTCATGTTTCTATTTAATTAAGCAAATAGCTTTAAAAACTCTGGCACCAGCCAAGCTGGTCCAGTGAAACACTGACAAAGGTAAACGTGGGCAGAAAGCCCACTTCTTTCAAAAACATATGTTTCCTTTTACAGAGACAAAAAGCTTTATTTAATAGACAGAAGTAGGGGGAGAGTTTCAACATTAATTCAACAGTCCAGGTCTGAAACCCATAGAAAATGCCTTGGTCTTCTCTACCAGGGAGTAACCTACTTAAAGCGGAGTTTCAACCTGGACTTTCCCGACAATCCTTTCATTTGAAGGGTGGGAGGGTTTTGCCATACTTGAAAATAGCCAGGGATTTAGTATCCTAGAGCCTGAATATCTTAGGCTACCTGCCAGAGGCCAGGCTCATGTGCATGGTGTCCCATTCCTCACACAAGTTCGGTGTCAGGCAAGCAGGGTTCAGACTCATAACAACATACTTTGTTTACTATGGAAATTTAGCTCAAATGCAACATTTGACCTCCCGTGAGATCCTGATGTTTCATCCAAAGTTTCCATGTGTAAAGATGTGATTCACCCAAGCCCTGTAGGAGCTCAGATGGGATTATAGCCCAAGCGATCTGGGAACTACTTGTCTAGGACTGAATATAGCAAACCTTGCACCTTGGAACAGTGTAATTCCTTAATCACTTCTCATGCCTGCTCAAGGCCACCAAATACTGGAGAAAAACTTTTTGTGTGGTTACATGCATTTTTGTAAAACTGGCAGTTTAGGTAACTGCAaggcaggaaggaattttctggTATCATCCTGGATCAATTAGATCAGCGAACTAAACCAGTCATGTAGATTATGTGCACAAAACTGAAAGGATTAAGAGTGCAGATTATGTTTATTAATGACCAATTCAATGCAGTTTATTCCATGATTTCCAAAATAAAGGAACTTATGACCATAGATGTTGTATAACTGTGTGTTAGAGTAGCATTTAGGACCTTGCTTAAATGTATACCAGTTTGATCTTGCCCCATAACTaaactattgatttcagtgagagctggaTTAGGCCTGAAAAGCCAAAAAATTCAGAGCATTGTGACAGatgaatacagtaactcctcacctAACGTCCTTCCACTTACCGTTGTTTCAAAGTTAGGTCActgctcaattagggaacatgctcatttaaagttgtgcaatgctcccttataacgtcgtttggctgcctgctctgtccactgcatgcaagattttgtggaagagcagcaaCTTTACAAAGGAGAATTGCACAAGgtcctcttctccacctccttcccagcacttcccccacggccaaacagctgtttggcggtgggggaagtgctgggagggagggggaggaacgggGAAGGGCCGCATctccactcctcctccctcccagaaagtcctaagagTCACCAAACAGTTGCTTGGCAGCGCTTAGGAGTTTGGGGGTTTTTAGGgcagagggggaagaggggagaagcGGGGATGCAGCATACTCCAGAGAGGagatggggtgggaagagcaggcctggagtggagcggggacaggaagaggtgagcctggagcatcccccagcaaagtCAGGGCCTGTTCTTCTCTGGGTAAGCTGCCACTGCTCCTGCGAAGGTGCTTCCTAGCGTCCTTGCCTGcagcgggctgtgcctgtgtggggtaagccaggggcacttcccaaccacagtacagcacagtactgtacagtatataatgccttttgtctgccccaaAACAATTCCCATGGAACCTAACCCTCAcccgcatttacattaaatcttatgggaaaattggattcatttaacatagtttcacttaaagttgcatttttcaggaacataactacaatgttaagtggggagttactgtactggTGCCATCAGCATGCTACATATAGAATAGCAAAGCCAAAAACATTTGTATCTGTACAAAATCATAACTACAGATATTTTCAtttaggaactggggaaaagtGTGGCCGTCCACCTACTATTGAGAACGGAGACATAACTACTTTATCGCTAAAGGAGTATGCATTTGGCTCTTCTGTAGAATACAGATGCCAGCATTATTATATAATAGAAGGAGAAAGGAAATCATACTGTTACAATGGAATCTGGACAAATGAACCAGTTTGTTTAGGTAAGAAAAATATTCAGGAGtaaaaagtttttaatttataactaATTTAATTTTATAAACCATGATCTCCTAGCTACTATTTTGTCATTTCTTTTTCATGAAGCtgaaatttattttcaaagctgtcattgcattgacttttttttaaaaaaaactaagtgACATGTAGATTTAACAGCATAGTTAACTAGAGTTGGTCAAAGTCTGGGAAAATATTTCTATGAAAATGTTTACAAATTTATCTCCCcacttttccatttaaaatgtttcaatggTAATTTTCAAACTAGCTTTATGATTAACAAATCAGCTAAAAAGGAAAGGACAGAGTGAAGTTAATTGGATTAAACCATATTTGCTCCTACCTACGGCAAAGAGCCAGAACATTGTATAGCCAAATATCCAGCATGAAGGAGTCCTGCTGC
Proteins encoded:
- the CFHR2 gene encoding complement factor H-related protein 2 isoform X1, with the protein product MTQLGYIAILVLWACSTALAVSCGNIENGRVKPGSFFHRRKRTFECNAGYIAENDNNRIECTSSGWSPVPRCIPIQCGRIENGKIVDKVEEKTTFQCNHGYKSENGINETTCTSEGWSPVPTCTVQVCPHPPDIDLAEIVSGEKAEYQEGDVVHYRCYPGYTLAGPERITCSGEKWTPPPKCLAPCIITRQQLETKKLLLSNGRRRTVLIQSDQTMEFLCGEHSDLKIPYFVKCVDGHMDLPTCISGTGEKCGRPPTIENGDITTLSLKEYAFGSSVEYRCQHYYIIEGERKSYCYNGIWTNEPVCLEPCVITQEDMRSHNIDLKWASAQKLYVSHGDFVEFKCRSSLLPNSSNNYRVQCNVGQIPYPQCT
- the CFHR2 gene encoding complement factor H-related protein 2 isoform X3, with amino-acid sequence MTTTELSVLLQDGLLYPDAFNSQQNTNAKFPGSNSATRISCNYRDEAIQCGRIENGKIVDKVEEKTTFQCNHGYKSENGINETTCTSEGWSPVPTCTVQVCPHPPDIDLAEIVSGEKAEYQEGDVVHYRCYPGYTLAGPERITCSGEKWTPPPKCLAPCIITRQQLETKKLLLSNGRRRTVLIQSDQTMEFLCGEHSDLKIPYFVKCVDGHMDLPTCISGTGEKCGRPPTIENGDITTLSLKEYAFGSSVEYRCQHYYIIEGERKSYCYNGIWTNEPVCLEPCVITQEDMRSHNIDLKWASAQKLYVSHGDFVEFKCRSSLLPNSSNNYRVQCNVGQIPYPQCT
- the CFHR2 gene encoding complement factor H-related protein 2 isoform X2: MTQLGYIAILVLWACSTALAVSCGNIENGRVKPGSFFHRRKRTFECNAGYIAENDNNRIECTSSGWSPVPRCILQVCPHPPDIDLAEIVSGEKAEYQEGDVVHYRCYPGYTLAGPERITCSGEKWTPPPKCLAPCIITRQQLETKKLLLSNGRRRTVLIQSDQTMEFLCGEHSDLKIPYFVKCVDGHMDLPTCISGTGEKCGRPPTIENGDITTLSLKEYAFGSSVEYRCQHYYIIEGERKSYCYNGIWTNEPVCLEPCVITQEDMRSHNIDLKWASAQKLYVSHGDFVEFKCRSSLLPNSSNNYRVQCNVGQIPYPQCT